GTTTGGTCAGCCCGTAGGGCTATCTTGCAAACCGGGGGATTATAGCTCCCCCACTCCCCCTCTGGTCCGCTGACATGGGCCCCTTAGGGTAGGGGGATGAGGGCACTGGTAACGATGACGACGGCGTCTTCCGCCCTGGGCTTTGGCAGAGGCGGCAAGCGGCTTTGGCGAGGTCTATGTGGCGGCCCCGGACATGGAGCAAAGCAGGGTGGGCCACGCCATCGCCATCGCCCAACCTGTGCAGGCCTACGAGGGGGTGGTGGTGGAGGGGGAGGACCCCCTGGACCGCCCCCTCTACTGGTTCGCCGCCAGGCCCCTGAAGGAGGCGGAGGAGGGCACAGACCGCTGGGCCGTGGAGCAGGGGTTCATCGCCGCCAACCCCCTGAGGCTGGACCTCACCGACGAGGCCCGGCCACAACCGGCCCTGGCCCATGATTAGCGTCCTCAGGTTTATCCAAGGAGGGTTTTCCGCCATGGGCAGGGGTTGCTAGCCCTCCCCTGGGGCCAGGAGCTGGTGCAGGGCAGCCGCCTTCCTCTCCATCTCCTCCCTCAGGACCTGGGCCAGGGCGGCCGCCTCCCCTTCGGGTTCCTCCAGGAGGTACTCCCCCAGTAGCCCCAGGAGCACCCCCAGGTCCTGGAGAGCCCCCAGCTCCTCCTGGAGCCTTCGCTCCTCCCGGGTGGATAGCCCCAGGAACTCCTTGGCGTAGCGCAGGCGTCGTAGGGCCCGTCGGTAGGCGTGAAGGGCCTCGGGGGAGGGGGTGTCCCTCAGGGCCTTAAGGCGCCTAGCAAGGCGCTTCCGCATGCGGGAAAGCCCCTTATAGGCCGCCTTCTTTTCCAAAGGGGGTAGGGCAAGCAGGGCCCTAAGCAGGGCCTCGGTCCAAGGGGAGGCGAGGAGCTCCGGAAGGCGGCCACGGGCCTCCTGCAGTTTTCTTTCCAGGAAAGCCCGGAAGCCCTGGGGCAAAGCCTCCCTCGCCAGGGCCACCTCCAGGTCCCGCACCCGCCCCGTGCCCCTCAGGAGGCGCTTGAGGTCGTCCTGGAGCACCCTGAAGCCCAGCAGGTCCAAGTACGCCCTGAGCCTCCGGGCGGCTACCCGCACCTGGTGCACCCCCTCGGGGTCCTCCCCAAGGAGGGCTTGGGGGATGTGGGCCCTAAGGTGTTCCGTCCAGGTTCGGGCGTCCTTCACAGGCGGAAGACCTTGGGCGGCAGAAGGGCCTTGAGGGCCATCCCTCCAGGCACCGCTTGGCCCTCCAGCCAGGCCACCCCTCCCTTCTTCAGGGCAAAGCGGGCCCCCAGGGCCTCCCGGGCCGAAGCACCAGCAAAGTCGCCCAGGAGGAGCCAGGCCAGGAGGGCGGAGAGGTAGGGCTCGTGCCCCACCAAGGCCACCCGGCCCTCGCGGGGGACCTCGGCCAGAAGGGCCTCCGAGGGCGGTGCCGCCAGGTGGGGGGTTACGCGAACCTCCCCTTCCAGGAGGTCAGTAAGAAGTTCGGCGGTCTCCACCGCCCGCCTCTTGGGGCTGGTGAGGATCAGATCCAGCTCCACCCCAAGCCCCAAAAGGCCCCGCACCACCTTACGGAACCGCCGCACCCCCTTGGGGGCCAAGGGGCGGCGGTCGTCCGCCTCCTCCCCCTCCCCCTCGGGGGGCAAGGCCAGGGCATGCCGCACCAAGAGGAGTTCCATTCCACCATTATCCCCTCCACACCACCTCGAGGGGAAGCCCAAAGGCCTCCTGGAAAAGCCCCCCTTGTTTTTCCGCCTCCAGGCGCTCCACCCAGGGGTCCTCCTCCGCCTCCAGGATCAGGCGCACCCTCTCCCCCAACTCCACCCCCACCCCCTTCACCCGGCCCGAACGGGTGCGCTCCAGCATCTCCGCCAGCCGGAGGAGGCTTGCCAGGCGCAGAA
This region of Thermus caldifontis genomic DNA includes:
- a CDS encoding CHAD domain-containing protein translates to MKDARTWTEHLRAHIPQALLGEDPEGVHQVRVAARRLRAYLDLLGFRVLQDDLKRLLRGTGRVRDLEVALAREALPQGFRAFLERKLQEARGRLPELLASPWTEALLRALLALPPLEKKAAYKGLSRMRKRLARRLKALRDTPSPEALHAYRRALRRLRYAKEFLGLSTREERRLQEELGALQDLGVLLGLLGEYLLEEPEGEAAALAQVLREEMERKAAALHQLLAPGEG
- a CDS encoding SixA phosphatase family protein translates to MELLLVRHALALPPEGEGEEADDRRPLAPKGVRRFRKVVRGLLGLGVELDLILTSPKRRAVETAELLTDLLEGEVRVTPHLAAPPSEALLAEVPREGRVALVGHEPYLSALLAWLLLGDFAGASAREALGARFALKKGGVAWLEGQAVPGGMALKALLPPKVFRL